A single region of the Leptolyngbya subtilissima AS-A7 genome encodes:
- a CDS encoding Mu transposase C-terminal domain-containing protein, producing MLTQLEFDSWCSRLNLSVEAKEAINKIRASQPARKVGGSYKNVCGQFPSRKMGVSIQFESHKNELPVIYKLENDDSVLEYYDQPNQIIFPSETKQGAARGYLRTPDFFVICSDSAGWIECKTEKDLEKLQAKNPRRYCFGDDQKWHFPPGEAYATEMGLYFHVWSDSEINWVLYRNLIFLDDYSSKYEINRREEKELLISLISENPGMSLTDLFRHKKNFLKDLIYSLIAQREIYIDLNIAPLVEPEKCLLFANKEISIAYRISIDSMNSLQANQISQVKLQAGEKLIYENKELTICFVGSESVVLQDENQKFLEHKISEIELLITQGKIKVLNYQLEIPSKDEILECLIEASKDDLSIANMRFNCIQGNIEEGYSLETIRKWKRNFKLAKKECGVGFIGLLPKNHKKGNRTRKISEEKIVLMTQFIDQKYETFKQQTIKSVYGSFLHIWKEKGMSIDDAPSYKTFAEEVKKRPKYEQEMKRRGYKAAYKHQEFQYELNFSIPSHGDRPLEIGHIDHTELDLELRCSTTGKKLGRSWLTILIDANTRRILALYITFDPPSYRSCMMVIRICIQRHGRLPQIIVTDNGAEFHSIYYETLLIYLGSTIKYRPPSKSRFGAVCERLFGTCSRQLIYNLSGNTQITKDVRVTTKFNNPKELSTWNLGDLYTYLSIWSYEICEHNTHSSLGITPQEAWQNGIEKFGSRDHKFIIYDQNLKILTMPGPRKGTAKARAGKGIRIQNLYYWANDFRDPELEGADVDVRYDPFDRGIAYAFLKGRWVECKSAYYSIFKGRSEKEIEMVSAEYRKRNERSNKELKLNALVIGNFLKEIEAEENFQKQRLKDLEAQQILEYLENSNGLLAMEKSDDASEEEILDAYNKDERKEVHNDVTSLTFQPMELI from the coding sequence ATGTTGACTCAGCTGGAATTTGATTCTTGGTGCAGTCGTCTCAATCTCTCGGTTGAGGCAAAAGAAGCAATAAACAAAATCAGAGCATCCCAACCAGCTCGAAAGGTTGGAGGTAGTTACAAAAATGTGTGCGGGCAATTTCCAAGTCGAAAGATGGGTGTTTCCATCCAGTTCGAGTCTCACAAAAATGAATTGCCAGTAATTTATAAATTAGAAAATGACGACAGCGTTCTAGAGTATTACGATCAGCCAAATCAGATCATTTTCCCTTCCGAGACCAAGCAAGGCGCGGCAAGAGGTTATCTCAGAACTCCAGATTTTTTTGTGATTTGCAGTGATTCTGCAGGTTGGATTGAATGCAAGACCGAGAAAGATTTAGAGAAACTTCAAGCGAAAAACCCAAGGCGGTATTGCTTTGGGGATGACCAGAAGTGGCATTTCCCGCCAGGCGAAGCATACGCGACGGAAATGGGTCTCTATTTTCATGTTTGGTCAGACTCAGAGATCAATTGGGTTCTTTACAGAAATCTTATTTTTCTTGACGACTATTCTTCCAAGTATGAGATCAATAGAAGAGAAGAAAAAGAGCTTCTAATATCATTAATTTCCGAGAATCCTGGCATGAGCTTGACTGATCTATTCAGGCATAAAAAGAATTTTCTTAAAGATTTAATTTATTCTTTAATCGCTCAAAGAGAAATATATATTGATCTTAATATTGCACCATTAGTAGAACCTGAAAAATGCCTTCTTTTTGCCAACAAGGAAATATCAATAGCTTATAGAATAAGCATTGATTCAATGAACAGCTTGCAAGCAAACCAAATTTCTCAGGTAAAGCTTCAGGCAGGAGAAAAATTAATCTATGAGAATAAAGAGCTAACCATTTGTTTCGTTGGTTCTGAGAGTGTAGTTCTTCAGGATGAAAATCAAAAATTCCTAGAACACAAAATCTCAGAAATAGAGTTATTGATTACTCAAGGAAAGATCAAGGTATTAAATTATCAATTGGAAATACCAAGCAAGGATGAAATTCTTGAGTGCTTGATTGAAGCAAGTAAGGATGACTTATCAATAGCTAATATGCGCTTCAATTGCATTCAAGGAAATATCGAAGAGGGGTACTCGTTAGAGACAATAAGAAAGTGGAAGAGGAACTTTAAACTAGCCAAAAAAGAGTGTGGTGTAGGGTTCATCGGCCTTCTTCCTAAAAACCATAAAAAAGGAAATAGAACAAGAAAAATATCTGAAGAAAAAATAGTTTTAATGACTCAATTCATTGATCAGAAGTATGAGACATTTAAACAACAAACAATTAAATCTGTCTACGGTTCTTTTCTTCATATTTGGAAGGAGAAAGGAATGTCTATTGATGATGCTCCAAGCTATAAGACATTTGCCGAGGAAGTTAAGAAAAGACCTAAGTATGAACAAGAAATGAAAAGAAGAGGATATAAAGCCGCATATAAACATCAAGAGTTTCAATACGAACTAAATTTTAGCATACCCAGCCATGGAGATAGACCTCTTGAAATCGGTCACATAGACCACACAGAATTAGATCTAGAACTTAGATGCTCTACCACAGGGAAGAAACTAGGTAGATCATGGCTCACAATTTTGATTGACGCTAATACAAGAAGAATTCTAGCTCTTTACATAACTTTCGATCCACCATCATACCGCTCCTGCATGATGGTAATTAGAATTTGTATTCAAAGACACGGACGTTTACCTCAAATAATCGTCACTGATAATGGAGCTGAGTTTCATAGTATTTATTATGAAACTCTCCTTATTTATCTGGGTTCTACAATAAAGTACAGGCCACCGTCAAAATCACGATTTGGCGCAGTATGCGAACGTTTATTTGGCACTTGCTCTAGACAACTAATCTATAACTTGTCTGGAAATACTCAGATCACAAAAGATGTTAGAGTAACTACAAAATTTAATAATCCAAAAGAATTGTCGACATGGAATTTAGGCGATTTGTATACCTACTTAAGCATCTGGTCGTACGAAATTTGCGAGCATAATACTCATAGTTCTCTCGGAATTACTCCTCAAGAAGCATGGCAAAACGGCATAGAAAAATTTGGCTCTAGAGATCACAAATTTATTATATATGACCAAAATCTAAAAATTCTCACTATGCCTGGGCCAAGAAAAGGCACTGCAAAAGCCCGAGCAGGTAAAGGTATTCGAATTCAAAATCTTTACTATTGGGCTAATGATTTTCGGGATCCTGAACTAGAAGGAGCAGATGTTGACGTTCGGTATGATCCGTTTGATAGAGGCATAGCTTATGCATTTTTGAAAGGCCGATGGGTTGAATGTAAAAGTGCTTATTACAGTATTTTTAAAGGGAGATCAGAGAAAGAAATAGAAATGGTTTCCGCCGAGTATCGCAAGAGAAATGAAAGAAGTAATAAGGAATTGAAGCTTAATGCTTTAGTAATAGGCAATTTTTTGAAAGAGATTGAAGCTGAAGAAAATTTTCAAAAGCAGCGACTCAAAGACTTAGAGGCTCAGCAAATCTTAGAATACTTAGAGAATTCTAATGGCTTACTTGCAATGGAAAAAAGTGATGACGCTTCAGAGGAAGAAATATTAGATGCGTACAACAAGGATGAAAGAAAAGAAGTTCATAACGATGTCACCTCTTTAACATTTCAACCCATGGAGCTTATTTAA